One part of the Nitrosophilus kaiyonis genome encodes these proteins:
- a CDS encoding OmpA/MotB family protein produces MARKKKEECPSVPGWLVSFGDLMSLLLTFFILLYSMSTISLEKFYQSIRGLTEAFGGRTLQNKETIIQGKKVNLNFPMYPKIKKKKAVQKKLNDIKQMLENAGFKAEVVSHGSTITLRLFSDKIFPPGKDIPYKDVIPYIMTFCEKLKDSSLPLIIVGHTDNTPIKSKRFSNNLELSASRAVNILRMFIKCGYDEKALAAEGRGEFEPIVPNDTPQNRAKNRRIEFVIDLSV; encoded by the coding sequence ATGGCAAGAAAAAAGAAAGAAGAGTGTCCTAGTGTTCCTGGATGGTTAGTTAGTTTTGGTGACTTAATGTCACTTCTTCTTACCTTTTTCATTCTTCTTTACTCTATGAGTACAATATCTTTAGAAAAGTTTTATCAATCTATCAGAGGACTAACTGAAGCTTTTGGCGGAAGAACATTACAAAATAAAGAGACTATTATTCAAGGGAAAAAGGTTAATTTAAATTTTCCTATGTATCCAAAAATAAAAAAGAAAAAAGCAGTACAAAAAAAATTAAATGATATAAAACAGATGCTAGAAAATGCAGGATTTAAAGCAGAAGTAGTATCTCATGGAAGTACAATAACTTTAAGACTATTTTCTGATAAAATTTTTCCTCCAGGTAAAGATATTCCATATAAAGATGTAATTCCATATATTATGACATTTTGTGAAAAATTAAAAGATAGCTCTTTGCCTTTAATAATTGTAGGTCATACTGATAATACACCAATAAAATCAAAAAGGTTTAGTAACAATTTAGAGCTGTCTGCTTCAAGAGCGGTAAATATACTTAGAATGTTTATAAAATGTGGTTACGATGAAAAGGCTTTGGCTGCAGAGGGAAGAGGGGAGTTTGAACCTATTGTTCCAAATGACACACCTCAAAATAGAGCCAAAAATAGAAGAATAGAATTTGTAATAGATCTATCAGTTTAG
- a CDS encoding YkgJ family cysteine cluster protein — protein MCNIIKKEGFDFSFDQNACYSCDGNCCTGESGYIWLNSDEIESIAKFLKIKSEDFIRNYLKKVRYRYTIKEVVIEGKYNCLFFDPKTKRCEIYPVRPKQCRTFPFWEKYRNPKNIEEVKRECPGIITK, from the coding sequence ATGTGCAATATAATTAAAAAAGAGGGGTTTGATTTTTCATTTGATCAAAATGCATGTTATAGTTGTGATGGAAATTGCTGTACAGGAGAGAGTGGGTATATATGGCTAAATAGTGATGAAATCGAAAGTATTGCAAAATTTTTAAAAATAAAAAGTGAAGATTTTATAAGAAATTACCTAAAAAAAGTTAGATACAGATATACAATAAAAGAAGTTGTAATAGAGGGTAAATATAACTGTTTATTTTTTGATCCAAAAACAAAAAGATGCGAAATATATCCAGTTAGACCAAAACAGTGTAGAACTTTTCCTTTTTGGGAAAAGTACAGAAATCCTAAAAATATTGAAGAGGTAAAAAGAGAATGTCCAGGTATAATTACAAAATAG
- a CDS encoding tyrosine-type recombinase/integrase — MKYPLDFKENFNDTLLFWIERYIRYKLTSLSNRQVKDQKTIAEVIEKLTKGVQNIEELSNLSKKARNAGIIGINTYYKPLEKLYNYLTYLGLASMKEIDEEMIIDFLTSSTGGLSDATKKNYRISMINFFKYIDKQNIENDGKSHVYGIELKNWGGLRGKAGVKLPVYMTEDEISKFLNSIENYPFKQDIAARNRLLIKIILYTGIRVSEAINLKIKDIIDEKDVYLLKIVGKGNKSRIVMIKSKHINKDLQEWLLFRRCENDFLFCNKKGTPLTQAYVSRIVEKILINAGIRKEKNGAHMLRHTFATLLYIKSKDLVLVQEALGHASLDTSRIYTHFDKERLKKAASVMDDIK; from the coding sequence ATGAAATATCCATTGGATTTTAAAGAGAATTTTAATGATACGCTTCTATTTTGGATAGAAAGATATATAAGATATAAATTAACTTCTCTGTCAAATAGACAGGTAAAAGATCAAAAAACTATTGCAGAAGTTATTGAAAAATTAACAAAAGGTGTTCAAAATATTGAAGAGTTATCAAATCTTTCAAAAAAAGCAAGAAATGCAGGAATAATTGGAATAAATACATACTATAAACCTTTAGAAAAGCTTTATAACTATCTTACATATCTGGGTCTAGCATCTATGAAAGAGATTGATGAAGAGATGATTATAGACTTTCTAACCTCTTCTACCGGTGGTCTAAGCGATGCAACAAAAAAAAATTATAGAATCTCTATGATAAACTTCTTTAAATATATTGATAAACAAAATATTGAAAATGATGGAAAATCTCATGTATATGGAATTGAATTGAAAAATTGGGGAGGTTTAAGAGGGAAAGCTGGTGTTAAACTACCTGTATATATGACTGAAGATGAAATATCAAAATTTTTAAATTCTATTGAAAATTATCCTTTTAAACAAGATATAGCAGCAAGAAACAGGCTTTTGATAAAAATAATTTTATATACTGGAATACGTGTATCTGAGGCAATTAATCTAAAAATAAAAGATATAATAGATGAAAAAGATGTATATTTATTAAAAATTGTAGGAAAAGGAAATAAATCAAGAATTGTTATGATAAAATCTAAACATATAAATAAGGATTTACAAGAGTGGCTTTTGTTTAGAAGATGCGAAAATGATTTTCTATTTTGCAATAAAAAAGGCACTCCCCTAACCCAAGCTTATGTTAGTAGAATTGTTGAAAAGATATTGATAAATGCAGGCATTAGAAAAGAGAAAAATGGAGCACATATGCTAAGGCATACTTTTGCTACGCTTCTTTATATAAAAAGTAAAGATCTTGTATTAGTACAAGAAGCTCTTGGTCATGCAAGTTTAGATACTTCAAGAATTTATACACATTTTGATAAAGAGAGATTAAAAAAAGCTGCTAGTGTTATGGATGATATTAAATAA
- a CDS encoding motility protein A: MDIATLVGMGGAWLLIIVSIIIGGSPMAFVNAPSLLIVVGGGMAAALSSFPMKDFINGVKAVGKVFKPGMPDPMETIEFLVETMKKARKEGILSLESDIDKYYEKDRLLGDIMRMLIDGQDIEEIESNVDNALAQIDQKLSTEVNVWDSLGELFPALGMIGTLIGLIQMLQNLSDPAALGPGMAVAMITTLYGAVLANVVCIPIVKKLKYYKDVELMFKESYLITAKAIEKGLNPNSLQQKLAALYGVEVGE; this comes from the coding sequence ATGGATATAGCTACATTAGTAGGTATGGGTGGTGCCTGGCTTTTAATTATTGTTTCTATAATTATTGGCGGAAGCCCTATGGCTTTTGTGAATGCTCCATCACTTTTAATTGTTGTTGGTGGAGGAATGGCTGCTGCACTTTCAAGTTTTCCTATGAAAGATTTTATAAATGGAGTTAAAGCAGTTGGCAAAGTTTTTAAACCTGGAATGCCTGACCCAATGGAAACAATTGAATTTTTAGTAGAAACTATGAAAAAAGCAAGAAAAGAGGGTATTTTATCATTAGAGTCTGATATAGATAAATATTATGAAAAAGATAGATTACTTGGTGATATTATGAGAATGCTTATTGATGGCCAAGATATTGAAGAGATAGAGAGCAATGTAGATAATGCTTTAGCTCAAATAGATCAAAAACTATCAACGGAAGTAAATGTATGGGATTCATTAGGTGAGCTTTTTCCAGCTCTTGGTATGATTGGTACACTAATTGGACTTATTCAAATGCTTCAAAATCTATCAGATCCTGCAGCACTTGGTCCTGGTATGGCAGTGGCAATGATTACAACACTATATGGTGCAGTACTTGCAAATGTTGTATGTATTCCTATTGTTAAAAAATTGAAATATTATAAAGATGTAGAATTGATGTTTAAAGAGTCTTATCTGATTACTGCTAAAGCAATAGAAAAAGGTTTAAATCCAAACTCATTACAACAAAAATTGGCTGCTCTTTATGGAGTAGAAGTTGGTGAATAA
- a CDS encoding GatB/YqeY domain-containing protein: protein MSDLKKRLQEDLKNAMREKDNFKRDTIRFLMSAIKQVEVDTRKELNDADIIKIIQKSIKQREESANQYKEAGREDLYEKEMKEAEILKSYLPKQLSDEELETEIKKIIEEVGATSLKDMGKIMGVATKKLAGIADGKRINQMVKKILG, encoded by the coding sequence ATGAGTGATTTGAAAAAAAGGCTTCAAGAAGATCTTAAAAATGCTATGAGAGAAAAAGATAATTTCAAAAGAGATACTATTAGATTTTTAATGAGCGCTATAAAACAGGTTGAAGTTGATACAAGAAAAGAGTTAAATGATGCAGATATTATTAAAATAATTCAAAAAAGTATAAAACAAAGAGAAGAGTCTGCAAATCAATACAAAGAGGCAGGTAGAGAAGATCTTTATGAAAAAGAGATGAAAGAAGCAGAGATTCTCAAAAGCTATTTGCCAAAACAGCTAAGCGATGAAGAGTTAGAAACTGAGATAAAAAAAATAATAGAAGAAGTTGGTGCAACTTCATTAAAAGATATGGGAAAAATAATGGGAGTGGCTACAAAAAAATTGGCTGGCATTGCTGATGGAAAAAGAATAAACCAAATGGTTAAAAAGATTTTAGGGTAG
- a CDS encoding OmpA/MotB family protein encodes MARKKEEECKSIPGWLVSFSDLMSLLLTFFILLYAMSTVDVTKAMKFLSYFQGENPKFAPEQTSVIPPIVPFSTNVVLKVKKRIKKLLPVSAFQIVATKEYALIRLFDDIIFEPNSYKLTPKAKKALKEISKTLITIKKSLKKNEKIKIKVVGHTDISTPNKKIPGVKDSWDLSIKRATAVAEFLISNGVDPSMISVTGYGNTKPLYKWRHPMLQRRNSRVEIFIKVEAEKKTQ; translated from the coding sequence ATGGCTAGAAAAAAAGAAGAAGAGTGCAAAAGCATACCAGGTTGGCTTGTTAGCTTTAGTGATTTGATGTCTCTTCTTTTGACATTTTTTATTTTATTATATGCAATGAGTACAGTTGATGTAACAAAAGCAATGAAATTTTTATCATATTTCCAAGGAGAAAACCCAAAATTTGCTCCAGAACAAACTTCAGTAATACCACCAATAGTTCCTTTTTCAACTAATGTTGTATTAAAAGTCAAAAAAAGAATAAAAAAGCTTTTACCTGTTTCAGCTTTTCAGATAGTTGCAACAAAAGAGTATGCTTTAATTAGACTTTTTGATGATATAATTTTTGAGCCAAACTCTTATAAATTAACTCCTAAAGCAAAAAAAGCTCTAAAAGAGATAAGTAAAACATTAATCACAATAAAAAAGAGTCTCAAAAAAAATGAAAAAATTAAAATCAAAGTAGTAGGCCATACAGATATTTCTACACCAAATAAAAAGATTCCAGGCGTAAAAGATTCATGGGATCTTTCTATAAAAAGAGCTACAGCAGTTGCTGAATTTTTAATATCAAATGGAGTAGATCCATCTATGATTTCTGTTACAGGATATGGAAATACAAAACCATTATATAAATGGAGACATCCTATGCTCCAAAGAAGAAATAGCAGAGTAGAGATATTTATAAAAGTTGAAGCAGAGAAGAAAACTCAATAA
- a CDS encoding type 1 glutamine amidotransferase domain-containing protein has product MNVAILVEDLFDERELIYPFYRFKEEGYKVLTISTIKNEIVSKHGYKLKTDFKIDEIENKEFDIIFIPGGFSPDKLRSNNKILNFVKEHFYQNALICAICHGPWVLISAGILKGKKATGYFSIKDDIINSRAIYINTKVVKDNNIITATDPSALPEMMKKIFTHFQ; this is encoded by the coding sequence ATGAATGTAGCAATACTTGTAGAAGATCTTTTTGATGAGAGAGAATTAATTTATCCTTTTTATAGATTTAAAGAAGAGGGATATAAAGTTTTAACTATTTCTACAATAAAAAATGAGATTGTTTCAAAACATGGATATAAACTAAAAACAGATTTTAAAATAGATGAGATTGAAAACAAAGAGTTTGATATTATTTTTATTCCAGGAGGCTTTTCTCCCGATAAATTAAGGTCAAATAATAAAATATTGAATTTTGTAAAAGAACATTTTTATCAAAATGCTTTAATATGTGCTATATGTCATGGACCATGGGTTTTGATTTCTGCAGGAATTTTAAAAGGGAAAAAAGCTACAGGCTATTTTTCTATAAAAGATGATATTATCAATAGTAGAGCAATTTATATAAATACAAAAGTTGTAAAAGATAATAACATTATAACAGCGACTGATCCTTCAGCGCTCCCAGAAATGATGAAGAAAATATTTACTCATTTTCAATAA
- a CDS encoding TetR/AcrR family transcriptional regulator, with product MNSGKQDVKNKKTTKEKILDAALELISVYGYKGASVRKIAKVVGIRESAIYNHFKNKEEIFKEIMKTLFTTPFDEYFEKKPIETNALRGKRFLSEYAATIKLITFDVKNEKFFKIILIELMQNKNVRDMFLKYFYEDNIKNLSKAFFIMMQEGMIRTSDPMLMAQEFFAPLFYYRLQVTLLRLDGKHTTMLSTIFEKHVDFFWESISIG from the coding sequence ATGAATTCGGGAAAACAAGATGTAAAAAATAAAAAGACAACAAAAGAGAAAATTTTAGATGCTGCATTGGAGCTAATTTCTGTTTATGGATATAAAGGTGCATCAGTTAGAAAAATTGCAAAAGTTGTTGGCATTAGAGAAAGTGCCATTTATAACCATTTTAAAAATAAAGAAGAGATTTTTAAAGAGATAATGAAAACTCTTTTTACTACCCCTTTTGATGAGTATTTTGAAAAAAAACCTATAGAAACAAATGCTTTAAGAGGAAAAAGATTTTTATCTGAGTATGCTGCAACAATTAAATTAATTACATTTGATGTTAAAAATGAGAAATTTTTTAAAATTATATTGATTGAATTAATGCAAAATAAAAATGTTAGAGATATGTTTTTGAAATATTTTTATGAGGATAATATAAAAAATCTCTCAAAAGCTTTTTTTATTATGATGCAAGAAGGTATGATTAGAACATCTGATCCAATGCTTATGGCTCAAGAATTTTTTGCTCCCCTTTTTTATTATAGATTGCAAGTTACATTGCTTAGACTTGATGGTAAGCATACAACAATGCTTTCAACAATATTTGAAAAACATGTTGATTTCTTTTGGGAAAGCATCTCTATTGGTTGA
- a CDS encoding tetratricopeptide repeat protein gives MSRYNYKIVLLFLLFISVLFTGCSIKKLEPKSKQCCPKLFEDEDRYIMTALYFKQIGAYKQSAELFRILYKKTKRLEYKIEEIKNYITLKDYQKAKKEVLKMLKKYPDNVKLLRLASVIYFHLKDIKNAQDYILKAIKIAKKVEDYEFLASLYLMQKKYELALKYFQAAYAIKPDDKIVDQMATIMFLYLDKKNDAIAYLETHSRMYGCSKTVCHKLASFYSVVNDIDGLLSVYKRLYDKYKEDIYANKIVEIYIFNKNYSEAIKFLEKNRTNDELLFELYKYKKMYDKASKIAYSLYIKSGDLNYLAQNAMFEYESAKEKTPELLKDVANKLEKVVAKIKDSLYLNYLGYLYIDHDINIKRGIKLVKEALKQNPESPYYIDSLAWGYYKLKKCKEAFELMKKVVKKLGLKDEEVKLHFEKIKECAKGEK, from the coding sequence ATGTCCAGGTATAATTACAAAATAGTTCTTCTGTTTTTATTATTTATTTCTGTTTTATTTACAGGATGCTCTATAAAAAAGTTAGAACCTAAATCAAAACAGTGCTGCCCAAAACTTTTTGAAGATGAAGATAGATATATAATGACAGCTCTGTATTTTAAACAGATTGGTGCTTATAAACAATCAGCTGAGCTTTTTAGAATTCTTTATAAAAAAACTAAAAGATTAGAGTATAAAATTGAAGAGATTAAAAATTATATAACTTTAAAAGATTATCAAAAAGCAAAAAAAGAAGTTTTAAAAATGCTTAAAAAATATCCAGATAATGTTAAACTTCTAAGACTTGCTTCAGTTATATATTTTCATTTAAAAGATATAAAAAATGCTCAAGATTATATTTTAAAAGCTATAAAGATTGCAAAAAAGGTAGAAGATTATGAATTTTTAGCATCTCTTTATTTAATGCAAAAAAAGTATGAATTAGCACTTAAATATTTTCAAGCAGCGTATGCTATAAAACCTGATGATAAAATTGTAGATCAAATGGCTACTATTATGTTTTTATATCTTGATAAGAAAAATGATGCCATAGCATATTTAGAAACTCACAGCAGAATGTATGGATGTTCAAAAACTGTGTGTCATAAGCTTGCAAGTTTTTATAGTGTAGTAAATGATATTGATGGACTTTTGTCAGTTTATAAAAGATTATATGACAAATATAAAGAAGATATTTACGCAAATAAGATAGTCGAAATATATATATTTAACAAAAATTATAGTGAAGCTATAAAGTTTTTAGAAAAAAATAGAACAAATGATGAACTTTTATTTGAACTATATAAATATAAAAAGATGTATGATAAGGCATCAAAAATAGCTTATTCATTGTATATAAAAAGTGGTGATTTAAATTACTTAGCTCAAAATGCAATGTTTGAATATGAATCAGCTAAAGAAAAAACACCAGAACTTTTAAAAGATGTTGCAAATAAACTTGAAAAAGTAGTTGCTAAAATAAAAGATAGTCTTTATCTAAACTATCTTGGTTATTTATATATTGATCATGATATTAATATAAAAAGAGGTATAAAACTTGTAAAAGAGGCATTAAAACAAAATCCTGAATCACCTTATTATATTGATTCATTAGCTTGGGGCTATTATAAACTAAAAAAATGCAAAGAAGCTTTTGAATTGATGAAAAAAGTGGTAAAGAAGCTTGGTTTAAAAGATGAAGAGGTAAAATTGCATTTTGAAAAAATAAAAGAGTGCGCAAAAGGAGAGAAGTGA
- a CDS encoding chorismate mutase, which translates to MKECKTLEEVRKEIDKIDEEIVKLIAQRSKYVKQAAKFKVSVDEIKSDERINDVLNHVRHLAGTLGISPNLVADIFKILIDKMVEMEIEEFKHGGAY; encoded by the coding sequence ATGAAAGAATGCAAAACACTTGAGGAAGTTAGAAAAGAGATAGATAAAATTGATGAAGAGATAGTAAAACTTATAGCTCAAAGAAGTAAATATGTAAAACAGGCTGCAAAATTCAAAGTTAGTGTAGATGAGATAAAAAGTGATGAAAGAATTAATGATGTTTTAAATCATGTAAGACATTTAGCAGGCACTCTTGGAATTTCTCCAAATTTAGTGGCTGATATTTTTAAAATATTGATTGACAAAATGGTTGAGATGGAGATTGAAGAGTTTAAGCATGGAGGAGCTTATTGA
- the dksA gene encoding RNA polymerase-binding protein DksA, whose protein sequence is MELEYFKNLLLDRKKQIEKNILETSSELEELKNIEVNDDGDYASICTDNMIDNAINEKQIKELNEIEEALKKIEDGTYGVCEMCGEPIRKLRLKVKPYAKYCIVCREIMEKEPK, encoded by the coding sequence ATGGAATTAGAATATTTTAAAAATTTACTGCTTGATAGAAAAAAACAGATTGAAAAAAATATTTTAGAGACAAGTTCAGAACTTGAAGAACTTAAAAATATTGAAGTTAATGATGATGGTGATTATGCTTCTATTTGTACAGATAATATGATAGATAATGCAATAAATGAAAAGCAGATAAAAGAGCTAAATGAAATAGAAGAAGCATTAAAAAAGATTGAAGATGGAACATATGGTGTATGTGAAATGTGTGGCGAGCCTATAAGAAAACTTAGATTAAAAGTAAAACCATATGCAAAATATTGCATTGTTTGTAGAGAAATAATGGAAAAAGAACCAAAATAA
- the rnz gene encoding ribonuclease Z encodes MQIIFLGTSAGKPTKNRNVSALSLKFKNRKDWMLFDCGEATQHQILKTNLSLAKLKNIFITHLHGDHIYGIFGLLASRSMIEECSKLTIFGPKNIKELIDSVLKYTQLNLSFELDIIEVENNKLYKFDNFSIYTLLLSHSIPTFSYTIIEKDHVGKLNVEKLLQDGIKPGPIYKEIKNRSKVYYEGKVIESKDYLEKPKKGRVVIIAGDNDNPFLFDEIKRRFKYIDLLIHEATYTQDVYDSLGVKIKHSTAKNVAIAAENLNIKNLILTHFSPRYTESHDKQKHNIKEILEEAKKYYKNRLFLANDFDIYELTIDKNLILKNINQ; translated from the coding sequence ATGCAGATAATTTTTTTAGGAACAAGTGCTGGAAAACCAACAAAAAATAGAAATGTTTCCGCTCTATCTTTAAAATTTAAAAACAGAAAAGATTGGATGCTTTTTGATTGTGGTGAAGCAACCCAGCACCAAATTTTAAAAACCAATCTATCTTTGGCGAAATTAAAAAATATATTTATAACCCATCTTCATGGTGATCATATTTATGGAATTTTTGGATTGCTTGCATCAAGGAGCATGATTGAAGAGTGCTCAAAACTTACAATTTTTGGACCCAAAAATATAAAAGAGCTTATAGATTCTGTATTAAAATATACTCAGCTAAATCTCTCTTTTGAATTAGATATTATTGAGGTTGAAAATAATAAACTGTATAAATTTGATAATTTTTCTATTTATACTCTATTATTGTCTCATTCTATTCCTACTTTTTCATATACAATAATTGAAAAAGATCATGTAGGAAAATTAAATGTAGAAAAATTACTTCAAGATGGAATAAAGCCTGGACCAATTTATAAAGAGATTAAAAATAGAAGTAAAGTTTACTATGAGGGAAAAGTTATTGAATCAAAAGATTATCTTGAAAAACCAAAAAAGGGAAGGGTGGTTATTATTGCTGGAGATAATGATAATCCTTTTTTATTCGATGAAATTAAAAGAAGATTTAAATATATAGATCTTTTAATTCATGAGGCAACTTATACCCAAGATGTATATGACTCTTTAGGAGTTAAAATAAAACATTCAACAGCAAAAAATGTAGCTATTGCTGCTGAAAATTTAAATATTAAAAATCTTATTCTTACACATTTTAGTCCAAGATATACTGAATCTCATGATAAACAAAAACATAATATCAAAGAAATTTTAGAAGAGGCAAAAAAATATTATAAAAATAGACTTTTTCTTGCAAATGATTTTGATATTTATGAGTTAACTATCGATAAAAATCTAATATTAAAAAATATCAACCAATAG
- a CDS encoding class I SAM-dependent methyltransferase, giving the protein MFEDKIKWDKKYKNLVDIPTLPSDIVKNYYNLAKKSKALDIACGNGRNSKFLANKGFIVDAIDISSEALKYLKNTKNINPIEADLDNFDFKKNCYDLIICVNYLNRNLFYKIDEALKKDGILIYETFVYDKNLKNSMKREYLLNSNELLHNFIKYEIIYYEEKDILTHKNEKAKKANLVCKKISCR; this is encoded by the coding sequence ATGTTTGAAGATAAAATTAAATGGGATAAAAAATACAAAAATTTGGTTGACATACCAACTCTTCCTTCTGACATTGTTAAAAATTATTATAATTTAGCTAAAAAATCAAAAGCATTAGATATTGCTTGTGGAAATGGTAGAAATAGCAAATTTTTAGCCAATAAAGGATTTATTGTAGATGCTATAGATATATCAAGCGAGGCACTAAAATATTTAAAAAATACAAAAAATATCAATCCAATAGAGGCAGACCTTGATAATTTTGATTTTAAAAAAAACTGTTATGATTTGATTATATGTGTAAATTATCTAAATAGAAATCTTTTTTATAAAATAGATGAAGCTCTAAAAAAAGATGGTATATTAATTTATGAGACCTTTGTATACGATAAAAATTTAAAAAATAGTATGAAAAGAGAGTATCTGCTAAATTCAAATGAGCTACTTCACAATTTTATAAAATATGAGATTATCTATTATGAAGAAAAAGATATATTAACACATAAAAATGAGAAAGCTAAAAAAGCAAATCTTGTATGTAAGAAAATATCATGCAGATAA
- the trpC gene encoding indole-3-glycerol phosphate synthase TrpC: MILDKIIKKTKEDLEKRKKEFPLEWLGRSLAYNPFVPRPVEPALRSTEDNPYRIIAEIKKASPSKGIIREDFDPIAIAKEYEKGGADAISVLTEPHFFKGDIEYLTQVRRYVPMPLLRKDFIIDKYQLVEALVYGADFVLLIAKALSRKELKELLEYTWHLGMEALVEIHDKKDLVKAIFAGANIIGINHRNLETFEIDLSLSEKLVPLIPNSKIIVAESGINSHEQIVELHKIGVDAFLIGEYFMRQNDIAKAVKEIKGVE, from the coding sequence GTGATATTAGATAAAATAATTAAAAAAACTAAAGAGGATTTAGAAAAGAGAAAAAAAGAGTTTCCACTTGAATGGCTTGGAAGAAGTTTGGCATATAATCCTTTTGTTCCAAGACCAGTTGAGCCAGCCCTAAGGTCAACAGAAGATAATCCATATAGAATAATTGCTGAGATAAAAAAAGCAAGTCCAAGTAAAGGAATAATAAGAGAGGATTTTGATCCTATAGCAATAGCAAAAGAGTATGAAAAGGGTGGGGCAGATGCAATTTCAGTATTAACTGAGCCCCATTTTTTTAAAGGAGATATTGAATATCTCACTCAAGTTAGAAGATATGTCCCAATGCCTCTACTTAGAAAAGATTTTATAATTGATAAATATCAACTTGTAGAAGCATTGGTTTATGGTGCTGATTTTGTTTTGTTGATTGCAAAAGCATTAAGTAGAAAAGAGTTAAAAGAGCTTTTGGAATATACCTGGCATTTAGGAATGGAGGCTTTGGTTGAGATACATGATAAAAAAGATTTAGTAAAAGCTATATTTGCTGGAGCAAATATTATTGGCATAAATCATAGAAATTTAGAAACCTTTGAAATAGATTTAAGTTTAAGTGAAAAACTAGTTCCTTTAATTCCTAACAGTAAAATAATTGTAGCTGAGAGTGGAATAAATTCTCATGAACAGATAGTAGAGCTTCATAAAATTGGTGTTGATGCATTTTTGATAGGTGAATATTTTATGAGACAAAATGATATAGCCAAAGCAGTCAAAGAGATAAAAGGGGTAGAATAA